The following are encoded in a window of Chitinophagaceae bacterium genomic DNA:
- a CDS encoding CPBP family intramembrane metalloprotease — MNSTVTLLVFTLCFGMAFLAAWISIREKSNRLFNSDGEPASSSVKLLGAHIAGIFWLGLVPLFLFTQTAIPLLTGAEFPDMYWLVSFSVVFVLIALAGNRSGRQVHLRYQNSNLLTGKFVNLYFPVRILFLASYEFFFRGILLFDLNSSLGIYPAILISTGLTVLIHVFHDRREMWGCLPFGIILGALCISIHAVWPAIVLHITLSMFYEIPPVTRFFSQLKPTK; from the coding sequence ATGAACAGTACGGTCACTTTACTGGTTTTTACACTTTGTTTCGGAATGGCATTCCTGGCTGCCTGGATAAGCATACGGGAAAAAAGTAACCGCTTATTCAATTCAGACGGTGAACCGGCATCCAGTTCCGTTAAATTGCTGGGGGCACATATTGCGGGTATCTTCTGGCTGGGGCTGGTTCCACTATTCCTTTTTACACAAACAGCCATCCCCCTTTTAACCGGTGCTGAATTCCCGGATATGTACTGGCTGGTCTCCTTTTCGGTTGTGTTTGTATTGATAGCCCTGGCCGGTAACCGGTCTGGCCGCCAGGTACATCTCCGTTACCAAAACAGCAACCTCCTTACCGGTAAATTCGTAAACCTTTATTTCCCGGTGAGGATATTATTCCTGGCTTCATACGAATTTTTTTTCAGGGGCATTTTACTTTTTGACCTCAACAGCAGCCTTGGCATATACCCGGCCATCCTGATCTCAACGGGACTTACCGTTCTGATACATGTATTTCACGACAGAAGGGAGATGTGGGGCTGCCTGCCTTTCGGGATCATCCTGGGCGCTCTTTGCATCAGCATTCATGCGGTATGGCCAGCCATCGTGTTACACATTACCCTTTCGATGTTTTATGAGATACCCCCGGTTACCCGTTTTTTTTCCCAGTTAAAACCCACCAAATGA
- a CDS encoding SDR family NAD(P)-dependent oxidoreductase — protein sequence MKILVTGATGYVGHNLAKKLAERGDQVHVLVRNTASANIPVHENIRVFAGDITDRQSINAAIRGCEQVYHTAALVKIFAKERSLFEKVNVEGTKNVLSEALENGVEKFLFTSSCGVIGPSLGTPMSENDPRIVSFDNDYEFTKFLAENVVKEFAQKGLFSVIVALSKVYGPGIETHPFSVNTVINKFIKGMPALIPRPGELATNYCYINDVVEGHLLAMSNGTSGEKYILGGENISYTDLFQKIRSLSGTKARIIQTPQFFVQVWGAMQWVQFKLTNKEPFVTNKSIRTIFCNKTFTSEKAIQHLGYRLTPIEEGLQQTIQFLKNNHHA from the coding sequence ATGAAAATTTTAGTCACAGGAGCTACCGGTTATGTTGGCCACAACCTCGCAAAAAAACTTGCGGAACGTGGAGACCAGGTACATGTATTGGTAAGAAATACGGCTTCAGCCAATATTCCGGTGCATGAGAATATCCGTGTATTTGCCGGCGATATAACCGACAGGCAATCCATTAACGCTGCGATCCGGGGTTGCGAACAGGTATATCATACGGCAGCGCTTGTAAAGATCTTCGCCAAAGAAAGATCCCTTTTTGAAAAGGTAAATGTGGAAGGGACAAAGAATGTATTGTCGGAAGCACTCGAAAACGGGGTTGAAAAATTCTTATTCACCAGCAGTTGTGGTGTGATCGGCCCGTCACTGGGAACGCCCATGAGTGAGAACGACCCACGCATTGTTTCTTTTGACAATGATTATGAGTTCACAAAATTCCTGGCGGAGAACGTGGTTAAGGAATTTGCGCAAAAAGGATTATTTTCAGTGATCGTTGCTCTTTCCAAAGTGTATGGGCCCGGCATCGAAACGCATCCTTTCAGTGTTAATACCGTGATAAATAAATTCATAAAGGGAATGCCTGCACTTATCCCCAGGCCGGGTGAACTGGCCACGAATTATTGTTACATCAACGACGTGGTGGAAGGGCACCTTCTGGCCATGTCCAACGGCACTTCCGGGGAGAAATATATATTGGGGGGCGAAAACATCTCGTATACAGACCTGTTTCAGAAGATCCGGTCCCTTTCCGGAACAAAGGCCAGGATCATACAGACCCCGCAGTTTTTTGTACAGGTATGGGGAGCAATGCAATGGGTACAATTTAAACTGACCAATAAAGAACCGTTTGTAACCAATAAGTCAATACGTACGATCTTCTGCAACAAGACCTTTACCAGTGAGAAGGCCATACAGCATTTGGGATACCGCCTAACCCCTATTGAAGAAGGGCTTCAGCAAACCATTCAATTCTTAAAAAACAACCATCATGCCTAA
- a CDS encoding SDR family NAD(P)-dependent oxidoreductase has translation MPNSNYCLITGASEGFGKALALECASRKMNLVLVALPGPELHSLAGFIKRNFQVDVVIIEKDLTVEENCISVFKQVEERRLPVNMLINNAGVGSTMMFSEGSIDFYQKQIKLNAVATTLLTHLFLDTLKQNGPSYILNVGSLSSFFFLAKKQVYGATKSFIYFFSKSLRRELQADNVHVSVVCPGGMKTNASVIMVIRSCNWIGRQSFMNPEDVARIAIDGLLKKKEEIIPGRVNQAFLLFNKLLPGFIKKMLTNYQMRKLRAVPKTEPEQPASQQPIVQKKIKMHLQSVDLPQN, from the coding sequence ATGCCTAACAGTAACTATTGCCTGATCACCGGAGCCAGCGAAGGGTTTGGAAAAGCCCTGGCGCTTGAATGCGCATCCAGGAAAATGAACCTGGTGCTGGTGGCCCTGCCCGGTCCTGAATTACATTCCCTGGCCGGATTCATTAAACGCAATTTCCAGGTGGATGTGGTGATCATTGAAAAAGACCTTACGGTGGAAGAGAATTGCATCTCGGTATTTAAACAGGTGGAAGAACGCAGGCTGCCGGTCAATATGCTCATCAATAATGCCGGCGTAGGAAGTACGATGATGTTCAGTGAAGGAAGCATTGATTTTTATCAAAAACAGATAAAGCTGAATGCCGTGGCCACCACCTTACTCACACACCTGTTCCTGGATACACTGAAACAGAACGGCCCATCGTATATCTTAAATGTAGGAAGCCTCAGCAGTTTCTTTTTCCTTGCCAAAAAGCAGGTGTATGGCGCAACCAAATCCTTTATTTATTTCTTCTCCAAAAGCCTGCGGAGGGAATTGCAGGCCGATAATGTACATGTGAGCGTGGTTTGCCCGGGCGGAATGAAAACCAATGCATCGGTCATTATGGTCATCAGATCGTGTAACTGGATCGGGCGGCAGTCCTTCATGAATCCCGAAGACGTTGCCCGGATCGCCATAGATGGATTACTTAAGAAAAAAGAAGAGATCATCCCCGGTCGGGTAAACCAGGCCTTCCTGCTGTTCAATAAGCTCTTGCCTGGTTTCATTAAAAAAATGCTCACCAATTACCAGATGAGAAAGTTACGGGCTGTTCCAAAAACAGAACCGGAACAACCAGCATCACAACAACCCATTGTTCAGAAAAAGATCAAAATGCATCTGCAATCTGTGGACCTTCCGCAAAACTAA
- the rlmB gene encoding 23S rRNA (guanosine(2251)-2'-O)-methyltransferase RlmB has product MKNFRQQHHRPKKSSLLVGRKAVMEAMQTGKHLERIYLQSTVHGEGIDEIKKLAEHTQTPINKVPVEKLNNFNVSNHEGCVALIAKVQYQDLQDVISFVVDKGETPLFLILDGVTDIRNIGGIARSAWCFGVHAIIIPDKGVGALNEDAVLTSAGALEKIAVCRVNSLMKAVDDLHMNGIRVFASEMKAARKVFELDMKEPCAIVMGGEEKGIYPALLKICDEKFRIPMTGDFDSLNVSVAAGIILYETMKQRG; this is encoded by the coding sequence GTGAAAAATTTCCGCCAGCAACATCACCGGCCCAAAAAAAGTTCGCTCCTTGTGGGCCGCAAAGCCGTTATGGAAGCCATGCAGACCGGCAAGCACCTGGAGCGCATATACCTGCAAAGCACGGTGCATGGAGAAGGGATTGATGAAATAAAAAAACTGGCAGAACATACCCAGACCCCCATCAATAAAGTGCCGGTTGAGAAGCTGAACAATTTTAATGTAAGCAACCACGAAGGTTGTGTGGCCCTGATCGCCAAAGTGCAGTACCAGGACCTGCAGGATGTCATTTCATTCGTGGTGGATAAAGGGGAAACGCCGTTGTTTTTGATACTGGACGGCGTAACAGATATCCGGAACATCGGCGGCATCGCAAGAAGCGCCTGGTGTTTTGGCGTGCATGCCATCATCATACCCGATAAAGGAGTAGGTGCGCTGAATGAAGATGCCGTGCTTACATCGGCCGGGGCATTGGAAAAGATTGCCGTTTGCCGTGTTAACAGCCTGATGAAGGCCGTGGATGACCTGCACATGAACGGCATCAGGGTTTTTGCCAGTGAGATGAAGGCAGCCAGGAAAGTCTTTGAACTGGATATGAAGGAACCCTGCGCCATCGTAATGGGCGGGGAGGAAAAAGGGATCTACCCGGCGCTGTTAAAAATATGTGATGAGAAGTTCCGGATCCCGATGACGGGTGATTTTGATTCACTGAATGTATCGGTGGCCGCGGGTATCATCCTGTATGAGACAATGAAACAAAGAGGGTAG
- a CDS encoding methionine adenosyltransferase: protein MPYLFTSESVSEGHPDKVADQISDALIDNFLAFDPNSKVACETLVTTGQVILAGEVKSKAYLDVQEIARKVIRQIGYTVSDYMFEANSCGILSAIHEQSSDINQGVDRKKKEEQGAGDQGMMFGYATNETDNYMPLALDLAHFILIEMAAIRRENKQIKYLRPDAKSQVTLEYDDNNRPVRIDAIVISTQHDDFDSDDKMLAKIKKDIINIVIPRVKAKYPKYNHLFNNKIKYHINPTGKFVIGGPHGDTGLTGRKIIVDTYGGKGAHGGGAFSGKDPSKVDRSAAYATRHIAKNLVAAGLCDEVLVQVSYAIGVAQPTAINVVTYGTSKVKMSDGEIAEKVMQMPCFDMRPYFIEKRLKLRNPMYSETAAYGHMGRTNKIVEKTFTSPDGKTIKKKVELFTWEKLDAVKDVKKVFGLK, encoded by the coding sequence ATGCCATATTTATTTACTTCCGAGTCTGTCAGCGAAGGACACCCCGATAAAGTTGCAGACCAGATCAGTGATGCATTGATTGATAACTTTTTAGCCTTTGACCCCAACAGCAAAGTAGCCTGCGAAACGCTGGTTACCACCGGCCAGGTCATTCTGGCCGGCGAGGTGAAGAGCAAGGCATACCTGGATGTGCAGGAGATCGCCCGTAAAGTGATCCGCCAGATCGGCTACACCGTGAGCGATTATATGTTTGAAGCAAATTCATGCGGCATCTTATCAGCGATCCATGAGCAGTCATCCGACATCAACCAGGGTGTTGACCGTAAGAAAAAAGAAGAACAGGGCGCCGGCGACCAGGGAATGATGTTTGGCTATGCCACCAACGAAACCGATAACTACATGCCGCTGGCACTGGACCTGGCCCATTTTATTTTGATTGAAATGGCTGCCATACGCAGGGAGAACAAGCAGATAAAATACCTTCGCCCGGATGCAAAAAGCCAGGTTACCCTGGAATATGATGACAACAACAGGCCCGTGCGGATCGATGCCATTGTCATTTCAACGCAGCACGATGATTTTGATTCCGATGATAAAATGCTGGCTAAGATCAAGAAGGACATCATCAATATTGTGATACCAAGGGTAAAAGCAAAGTATCCAAAATACAATCATCTTTTTAATAACAAGATAAAATACCACATCAACCCAACCGGTAAGTTTGTGATCGGTGGCCCGCACGGAGATACCGGTCTGACCGGCCGTAAGATCATTGTGGATACGTATGGCGGTAAAGGTGCACACGGCGGTGGCGCTTTCAGTGGTAAGGACCCCAGCAAGGTTGACCGCAGCGCTGCCTATGCAACACGCCATATCGCAAAGAACCTGGTAGCTGCCGGTTTATGCGATGAAGTGCTTGTACAGGTTTCTTATGCCATTGGGGTGGCACAGCCTACTGCGATCAACGTAGTAACGTACGGCACTTCTAAAGTAAAAATGAGCGACGGGGAAATTGCTGAAAAAGTGATGCAGATGCCCTGCTTCGACATGCGCCCGTACTTTATTGAAAAACGCTTAAAACTGCGTAACCCCATGTACAGCGAAACAGCAGCCTACGGCCACATGGGACGTACCAATAAGATCGTTGAAAAAACATTCACTTCCCCCGACGGCAAGACCATTAAAAAGAAAGTGGAATTATTCACCTGGGAGAAACTGGATGCCGTGAAGGATGTAAAGAAAGTATTCGGATTAAAATAG
- a CDS encoding DUF4270 family protein — MVQKRILFIALTAAVLISFLNWNCTKFDTTRIGSDLLPAVDNVNTFDTILTVNSTQGVFLDSTYIFRTEDYALGSITFDPLFGTTTANSFMQLKPPFFPYYIGDVKDTLNGFGAGLDSIVLCLKYKGFWGDSTLPIHLEVKEVNEPYFRDSVYKDNPTNYQPVYGGPTLGTADIDVRKLGNYVKFTNRRDSVNYQVRIKLDQNWALQLYNRDSTQANSINNAFYSDSLYKRFYNGLAVLASNGNGLMYVNLADTATKLEIHYRRKNNGKLDTVYTSLRFNSNLIGTYPPSNSVCNIVRNRSGYPVMTPLAGEHYLQTAPGTYVNLSIPGLPGLSNRIVHRAELIVEQIPTDPMLDEKLSVPNFLYLDLRDSTVDPKWKPVYFDLNTTTIYDPDYRTPILFPYFPGTIDFNYFGGFKRTKYDPFGMQISHYNFNISRYIQRLVTQHTPNYGMRLYAPYNLHYGQYSTSSYIPFSNNIAYGRVRIGSGSNPNYKLRLRIIYSKL, encoded by the coding sequence ATGGTGCAAAAACGTATTCTATTCATTGCGCTCACAGCAGCGGTTCTTATATCTTTCTTAAACTGGAACTGTACAAAGTTTGACACCACCCGGATCGGCAGCGACCTTTTACCGGCGGTTGATAATGTCAACACATTCGATACCATTCTCACGGTCAATTCCACCCAGGGCGTATTCCTGGACTCCACCTATATTTTCCGTACAGAAGACTATGCATTGGGCAGCATCACGTTCGATCCGTTATTTGGCACCACCACAGCAAATTCATTCATGCAACTGAAGCCGCCCTTTTTCCCTTACTATATCGGTGATGTAAAAGACACACTAAATGGTTTTGGCGCCGGGCTTGATTCCATTGTACTTTGCCTGAAGTATAAAGGTTTCTGGGGCGACAGTACCCTGCCCATTCACCTGGAAGTGAAAGAAGTGAACGAACCCTATTTCAGGGATTCTGTGTATAAGGACAATCCAACCAATTATCAACCGGTATATGGTGGTCCCACACTTGGTACCGCCGATATCGACGTTCGCAAACTGGGCAATTATGTAAAATTCACCAACCGGAGAGATTCGGTCAACTACCAGGTAAGAATAAAACTTGACCAGAACTGGGCACTGCAGTTATATAACCGCGACAGCACCCAGGCAAACAGCATCAACAATGCCTTTTATTCAGATTCCCTGTATAAGCGTTTTTATAATGGCCTTGCCGTTCTGGCAAGCAATGGAAACGGGCTGATGTATGTTAACCTGGCAGATACCGCTACCAAACTGGAAATACACTATCGGAGGAAGAACAATGGAAAGCTGGATACGGTATATACTTCATTGCGGTTCAACAGCAACCTGATCGGGACCTATCCTCCTTCCAACTCCGTTTGTAATATTGTAAGGAACCGGTCTGGATACCCCGTTATGACACCGTTGGCAGGAGAGCACTATCTTCAGACCGCTCCCGGCACGTATGTCAATCTCAGCATACCGGGTTTGCCTGGTTTATCAAACCGCATCGTTCACCGGGCGGAGCTGATCGTAGAACAAATACCAACCGACCCGATGCTTGATGAAAAACTTTCGGTGCCCAATTTCCTGTATTTAGACCTCCGGGATTCAACCGTGGATCCAAAGTGGAAACCGGTTTATTTTGACCTGAACACCACTACGATCTATGACCCCGATTACAGGACCCCTATATTATTCCCTTATTTCCCGGGAACCATCGACTTTAATTATTTTGGCGGATTTAAACGAACCAAATACGACCCCTTTGGGATGCAGATCAGTCATTATAATTTCAATATCTCCCGGTATATACAGCGACTGGTAACCCAGCACACGCCCAATTACGGCATGCGGCTGTATGCGCCTTATAACCTGCATTATGGACAGTATTCAACTTCGTCGTACATCCCCTTCAGCAACAATATTGCTTATGGAAGGGTGCGGATCGGAAGCGGAAGCAACCCCAATTATAAACTGAGGCTACGGATCATTTATTCAAAGCTTTAA
- a CDS encoding pantoate--beta-alanine ligase, which translates to MIVFKKAADIGRFLHQASEKGRKTGFVPTMGALHQGHISLIGTAKSSGNLVISSIFVNPTQFNDVKDFQNYPSTIEKDIDQLENAGCDVLFLPSVDEMYPDGLMNKAPYELGYLETVLEGKYRPGHFQGVCQVVHRLLSIIPADFLYLGQKDFQQCMVLKKMMEGKGLKTTVIICPTLREADGLAMSSRNMRLNETARAKAVEIFKTLSHIKNEVKPGNLVELKNDAARHLNKAGFRTDYVEIADAETLELKDHWDGRTKLVALCAAFMGDVRLIDNMLL; encoded by the coding sequence ATGATCGTTTTTAAGAAAGCAGCCGATATTGGCAGATTCCTGCACCAGGCAAGTGAAAAAGGCAGAAAAACGGGCTTTGTGCCTACCATGGGTGCCTTGCACCAGGGCCATATCTCGCTGATCGGAACTGCAAAAAGTTCCGGCAACCTGGTGATAAGCAGCATTTTTGTAAACCCTACCCAGTTCAACGATGTTAAAGACTTTCAAAACTATCCTTCCACCATTGAAAAAGACATTGACCAGTTGGAAAATGCCGGATGCGATGTATTGTTCCTTCCATCGGTTGACGAAATGTACCCGGATGGATTAATGAACAAAGCCCCCTATGAACTTGGCTACTTAGAAACCGTACTGGAAGGAAAATACCGTCCCGGTCATTTCCAGGGAGTATGCCAGGTGGTACACCGCTTACTGAGCATCATACCTGCCGACTTCTTGTATCTTGGCCAGAAAGATTTTCAGCAATGCATGGTACTAAAAAAGATGATGGAAGGGAAAGGGCTCAAAACAACCGTCATCATCTGCCCCACCCTCCGGGAAGCAGACGGGCTTGCCATGAGCAGCCGCAACATGCGGCTTAATGAAACGGCCCGGGCAAAGGCCGTGGAAATATTCAAAACCCTTTCACACATCAAGAACGAAGTAAAGCCCGGCAACCTGGTGGAATTAAAGAATGATGCGGCCCGGCATTTGAATAAGGCCGGCTTCCGGACAGATTACGTGGAGATCGCCGATGCAGAAACCCTGGAACTGAAAGACCACTGGGATGGGAGAACGAAACTGGTTGCCTTATGTGCCGCCTTCATGGGTGATGTACGGCTCATCGATAATATGCTGCTTTGA
- a CDS encoding flippase-like domain-containing protein codes for MRKPLFAILQYVIFLGAGIFLVWWSIHKLSDKDYAEFIMALKTANYYLLIPVFFILIASHLSRAIRWKILMRSMGYNPKISNTFCAVMIGYLANFAFPRLGEVLKCTILGKYEKVPADKLVGTILVERAVDLVSFFIIIVISLLTQADVVGEYAINIFKRYILSKDTGTTLFKLALVIFIITGFFIILKYLVRKYPGSKPIQKIRGIVKGIIEGLLTLKNVKNKGRFILHSFFIWGCYLGGTYLGFFAIAETSGLPVLSAFPVLAFGTVATIVTPGGIGLYPVFLMEAMKLYSIPESYGTANGWLQWSAQFLIVLVVGFLCLLILPYINKTKNEISKQHTQQDI; via the coding sequence ATGCGTAAACCGTTATTCGCCATTTTGCAGTATGTCATTTTCCTGGGTGCCGGTATCTTCCTGGTATGGTGGAGCATTCACAAACTATCCGACAAGGATTACGCAGAATTCATCATGGCTTTAAAAACGGCAAACTATTACCTGCTCATCCCGGTTTTTTTTATCCTGATCGCCAGCCATCTCAGCCGGGCCATCCGCTGGAAGATATTGATGAGGTCAATGGGCTATAATCCTAAAATAAGCAATACCTTCTGTGCGGTGATGATCGGCTACCTGGCAAACTTTGCCTTTCCCCGACTGGGCGAGGTCTTAAAATGCACCATCCTGGGCAAATATGAAAAAGTACCCGCAGATAAACTGGTAGGTACCATCCTTGTTGAAAGGGCCGTTGACCTTGTATCGTTCTTTATCATCATCGTTATCTCGCTGCTTACGCAGGCCGACGTGGTGGGCGAATATGCCATTAATATCTTTAAACGGTACATCCTTTCAAAAGATACCGGTACCACCCTGTTCAAACTGGCACTGGTGATCTTTATCATCACCGGCTTCTTCATCATCTTAAAATACCTGGTGAGAAAATACCCCGGCAGCAAACCCATTCAGAAAATCAGAGGCATTGTCAAGGGCATCATTGAAGGGTTACTTACCCTGAAGAACGTGAAGAACAAAGGCCGTTTCATCCTGCACAGTTTTTTTATATGGGGCTGTTACCTCGGCGGGACCTATCTTGGTTTTTTTGCCATTGCAGAAACCAGCGGCCTCCCGGTCCTTTCGGCATTCCCCGTACTGGCATTTGGTACGGTTGCCACGATCGTTACACCCGGCGGCATCGGCCTGTACCCGGTATTTTTAATGGAAGCCATGAAGCTGTACAGCATACCCGAAAGCTATGGTACGGCAAACGGCTGGCTGCAATGGTCGGCACAGTTCCTGATCGTACTCGTGGTGGGTTTTTTATGTTTGTTAATTTTGCCTTACATAAACAAAACAAAGAATGAGATCAGTAAGCAGCATACCCAACAAGATATTTAA
- the rfaE2 gene encoding D-glycero-beta-D-manno-heptose 1-phosphate adenylyltransferase yields the protein MRSVSSIPNKIFNLDDLMHQVRRWRLHNKKIVFTNGVFDILHEGHIASLSEAASYGHVLIVGVNTDASVKRLKGESRPVNSENSRALILASLVMTDAIILFEEDTPLNLISAVLPDVLVKGGDYTIGQVVGANEVMANGGEVKIVPILEGFSTTSIIQKMRDTK from the coding sequence ATGAGATCAGTAAGCAGCATACCCAACAAGATATTTAACCTTGATGACCTGATGCACCAGGTAAGGCGCTGGCGGCTGCACAACAAAAAGATCGTGTTCACCAACGGGGTGTTTGATATCCTGCACGAAGGGCATATTGCTTCATTGAGTGAAGCCGCTTCGTACGGCCATGTACTGATCGTTGGCGTGAATACCGATGCTTCGGTGAAAAGATTAAAGGGAGAAAGCCGGCCGGTGAACAGTGAAAATTCAAGGGCCCTGATACTGGCGTCACTGGTGATGACAGATGCCATCATCCTTTTTGAGGAGGACACGCCGCTGAATCTGATTTCAGCCGTATTGCCCGATGTATTGGTGAAAGGCGGGGATTATACCATCGGCCAGGTCGTGGGTGCCAACGAAGTGATGGCCAATGGCGGTGAAGTGAAGATCGTTCCCATACTGGAAGGATTTTCCACCACGTCCATCATTCAGAAGATGAGGGATACCAAATAG